A genomic stretch from Corynebacterium faecale includes:
- a CDS encoding aspartate:alanine exchanger family transporter, with protein sequence MSLFVENQLLALVAIMGIGLLLGRIKIFGFRLGVAAVLFVGLAFSTIEPDITVPPLIYVVGLALFVYTIGLESGSEFFKSLRSTGLRNNGLALGAIVATTTLAWLLIKLFDFEAATGAGMLTGALTNTPAMAAVVDALPALIHADTGETSRILELPVVAYSLTYPLGVLVVILAIAIVGGIFKVNHQKEAEDAGVAVQELYGRRIRVTRDDLPAINNIPELLRLEVIVSRVERDGEDEQFIPEEGDRTRRGDILTVVGTAQELDRAISHIGEFANGDPYSDVDLDYRRIFVSDESMVGVPLDKLRHRMRGMLVTRIRRGDADLVAHPEMTLQLGDRVRVVAPTGRIDEATHIFGDSYRRLADFNLIPLVVGLALGVLVGMVEFPLPGGSALSLGNAGGPLLVALLLGALSRTGKVVWQIPYSANLALRQLGITLFLAAIGTTAGAGFRSALGDPESLLIIGAGALLTLFMSVVVLLVGYKIMRIPFGETAGILAGTQTHPAVLSYVSETTRNELPAMGYTSVYPLAMVAKIIAAQVLLFLLV encoded by the coding sequence GTGAGCTTATTTGTAGAAAACCAACTATTGGCTTTGGTCGCAATCATGGGCATCGGACTCCTGCTCGGCAGAATCAAAATTTTCGGGTTTCGCCTCGGGGTGGCTGCGGTGCTGTTCGTCGGTCTGGCCTTTTCCACGATTGAACCGGACATCACTGTTCCGCCGTTGATCTATGTGGTCGGGTTGGCGTTGTTCGTGTACACAATCGGCCTGGAGTCCGGTTCAGAATTCTTCAAGTCGCTGAGGTCCACGGGGCTGCGCAATAACGGCCTGGCGCTCGGGGCGATCGTGGCCACCACGACGTTGGCATGGCTGCTCATCAAACTCTTCGACTTCGAAGCGGCAACGGGCGCCGGCATGCTCACCGGTGCATTGACCAACACTCCGGCCATGGCCGCGGTGGTCGATGCCCTACCGGCGCTTATCCACGCCGATACAGGCGAAACCTCTCGTATCCTCGAACTTCCTGTTGTCGCCTATTCCCTGACCTATCCCCTGGGCGTACTGGTGGTCATCCTCGCCATCGCCATCGTCGGCGGCATCTTCAAGGTCAATCATCAAAAGGAAGCAGAGGATGCGGGTGTGGCTGTTCAGGAGCTCTATGGACGACGCATCCGGGTGACCCGTGATGATCTCCCCGCCATCAACAACATCCCGGAGCTGCTCCGCCTGGAGGTGATCGTCTCACGTGTGGAACGGGACGGCGAGGATGAGCAGTTCATCCCTGAGGAGGGTGACCGCACCCGCCGGGGCGATATCCTGACGGTTGTGGGCACCGCCCAGGAACTGGATCGGGCGATATCCCACATCGGCGAGTTTGCCAACGGTGACCCCTATAGTGATGTGGATCTGGATTATCGGCGTATCTTCGTATCCGATGAATCCATGGTGGGGGTGCCGCTGGATAAGCTTCGTCACCGGATGCGCGGCATGTTGGTCACCCGCATCAGGCGTGGTGATGCCGACCTGGTTGCCCATCCTGAGATGACCCTGCAGCTGGGCGACCGGGTACGCGTGGTAGCTCCCACCGGGAGGATTGATGAAGCCACCCATATCTTCGGTGATTCCTACCGGCGCCTGGCTGATTTCAATCTCATCCCGCTGGTGGTGGGTCTGGCGCTCGGTGTGCTGGTGGGAATGGTCGAGTTCCCGCTTCCCGGTGGCAGTGCATTGTCCCTGGGCAACGCAGGTGGCCCCCTCCTGGTGGCGTTGCTGCTGGGAGCACTCAGTCGCACCGGAAAGGTGGTGTGGCAAATCCCCTACAGTGCGAACCTGGCTCTGCGACAGCTGGGGATCACCCTGTTCCTGGCTGCAATCGGTACCACCGCCGGAGCGGGTTTCCGCTCCGCACTCGGCGATCCGGAATCCCTGCTCATCATCGGGGCGGGTGCACTGCTCACACTGTTCATGTCAGTGGTGGTGCTGTTGGTCGGCTACAAAATCATGCGCATCCCCTTCGGGGAGACCGCGGGTATCCTCGCGGGAACCCAGACGCACCCGGCTGTGTTGAGTTATGTTTCGGAAACTACCCGGAATGAACTTCCCGCCATGGGTTATACATCGGTATATCCACTGGCCATGGTGGCCAAGATCATCGCAGCCCAGGTACTGCTGTTTCTTCTCGTATAG
- a CDS encoding RDD family protein: protein MAKPRRSWLDGPEIPADYDDPDAPGRWPGEKLGLPEKGKGSLVSVARRIGGVCIDWGVSWILAIVLTNFTDFLGDVATSTLIIFVVMGWLSGWFFARTPGHAMLGMGIARVDAVDRVGWWRALARSVLTIFILPAAMVDTDGRGLHDKATGTAIIRG from the coding sequence ATGGCGAAACCGAGAAGAAGCTGGCTCGATGGTCCCGAGATTCCGGCGGATTATGATGATCCCGATGCACCCGGACGGTGGCCCGGTGAAAAACTCGGCCTCCCCGAAAAGGGGAAAGGATCCCTGGTCTCTGTCGCGCGCAGAATCGGTGGTGTGTGCATCGACTGGGGTGTCTCCTGGATCCTTGCCATCGTGCTCACCAACTTCACCGATTTCCTCGGTGATGTAGCCACCTCCACCCTCATCATCTTCGTGGTGATGGGTTGGCTGAGCGGCTGGTTCTTCGCCCGCACCCCCGGCCACGCGATGCTCGGCATGGGTATCGCCCGCGTGGATGCCGTGGACCGCGTGGGCTGGTGGCGTGCCCTGGCGCGTTCGGTGCTCACCATCTTCATCCTGCCCGCAGCCATGGTGGATACGGACGGACGCGGCCTCCACGATAAGGCCACGGGCACCGCGATCATCCGCGGTTAA
- the glnA gene encoding type I glutamate--ammonia ligase: protein MAFNTPEEVTKFIKDENVEFVDVRFTDLPGTEQHFSIPASAFDEDAMEEGLAFDGSSIRGFTTIDESDMNLLPDLATAKIDPFRKAKTLNIKFFVHDPFTREAFSRDPRNVARKAEQYLASTGIADTCNFGAEAEFYLFDSVRYSTDVNAAFYQVDTNEGWWNRGRETNLDGTPNTGSKNRMKGGYFPVAPYDQTVDIRDEMVGNLRNAGFHLERFHHEVGGGQQEINYRFNTLLHAADDIQTFKYIIKNTAALHGKAATFMPKPLAGDNGSGMHAHQSLWKDGKPLFHDESGYAGLSDIARYYIGGILHHAGAVLAFTNPTLNSYHRLVPGFEAPINLVYSQRNRSAAVRIPITGSNPKAKRIEFRAPDPSGNPYLGFAAMMMAGLDGVKNRIEPHAPVDKDLYELPPEEAASIPQAPTSLEASLKALQEDSDFLTESDVFTEDLIEAYIQYKYDNEITPVRLRPTPQEFEMYFDC from the coding sequence GTGGCGTTTAACACCCCGGAAGAAGTAACCAAGTTCATCAAGGATGAAAACGTTGAGTTCGTGGACGTTCGATTCACCGACCTTCCCGGTACCGAGCAGCACTTCAGCATCCCGGCCTCTGCATTCGACGAGGATGCGATGGAGGAGGGCCTGGCCTTCGACGGTTCCTCCATCCGTGGCTTCACCACCATCGATGAATCCGACATGAACTTGCTGCCCGATCTGGCCACCGCCAAGATTGATCCGTTCCGCAAGGCCAAGACACTGAACATCAAGTTCTTTGTCCACGACCCCTTCACGCGCGAAGCATTCTCCCGCGATCCACGGAATGTGGCGCGCAAGGCCGAGCAGTACCTGGCATCCACCGGCATTGCGGATACCTGCAACTTCGGCGCCGAGGCAGAGTTCTACCTCTTCGATTCCGTCCGTTACTCCACCGATGTCAACGCCGCGTTCTACCAGGTGGATACCAACGAGGGCTGGTGGAACCGTGGACGTGAGACCAACCTGGACGGCACCCCGAACACCGGTTCAAAAAACCGCATGAAGGGTGGCTACTTCCCCGTCGCACCTTATGACCAGACCGTGGACATCCGCGATGAGATGGTGGGCAACCTGCGCAATGCCGGTTTCCACCTCGAGCGTTTCCACCACGAGGTCGGCGGTGGCCAGCAGGAGATCAACTACCGCTTCAACACCCTGCTGCATGCGGCTGATGATATCCAGACCTTTAAGTACATCATCAAGAACACTGCCGCTCTGCACGGCAAGGCCGCCACCTTCATGCCGAAGCCACTGGCTGGTGACAACGGTTCCGGTATGCACGCCCACCAGTCCCTGTGGAAGGACGGCAAGCCACTCTTCCACGATGAGTCCGGATATGCGGGTCTCTCCGATATCGCCCGCTATTACATCGGCGGCATCCTGCACCACGCCGGCGCCGTCCTGGCCTTCACCAACCCGACGCTGAACTCTTATCACCGCCTGGTTCCCGGCTTCGAGGCTCCGATCAACCTCGTGTACTCACAGCGCAACCGTTCCGCTGCCGTGCGTATCCCAATCACCGGTTCCAACCCGAAGGCCAAGCGCATTGAGTTCCGTGCTCCGGACCCATCAGGCAACCCATACCTGGGCTTCGCCGCCATGATGATGGCCGGCCTGGACGGTGTGAAGAACCGCATCGAGCCCCATGCACCGGTGGACAAGGATCTCTATGAGCTCCCGCCGGAGGAGGCTGCCTCCATTCCGCAGGCCCCGACCTCACTCGAGGCGTCACTGAAGGCCCTTCAGGAGGATTCCGACTTCCTCACCGAGTCCGATGTGTTCACCGAGGACCTCATCGAGGCCTACATCCAGTACAAGTATGACAACGAGATCACCCCGGTCCGCCTGCGCCCGACCCCGCAGGAATTCGAGATGTATTTCGACTGCTAG
- a CDS encoding PRC-barrel domain-containing protein yields MSEHTDKYEIVSLLQANAYDNSGSKLGAVEGVFLNDDTGLPTFVEVSHGLFGRNSSIVPLRGARLEASKLNLGFAKDTIQDAPDINPDNGLSTIEQDDVFAHYGVTDAEDASYFHPEIPEQPDATDVGILDQSTGTALPGDTFAAQGQAAEAPEDGKTAQRDAADDVAESERIRLRRFSGR; encoded by the coding sequence ATGTCAGAGCACACCGACAAGTATGAGATTGTTTCTCTTCTTCAGGCCAACGCCTATGACAACTCCGGAAGCAAACTGGGAGCCGTTGAAGGCGTATTCCTCAACGACGACACAGGTTTACCCACGTTTGTGGAAGTCAGCCACGGACTGTTTGGGCGCAATTCCAGCATCGTCCCACTCAGGGGTGCCCGACTGGAAGCCAGCAAACTGAACCTGGGGTTCGCCAAGGACACCATCCAGGATGCCCCGGACATTAACCCTGACAATGGCTTGAGCACCATCGAGCAGGATGATGTCTTCGCGCATTACGGCGTGACCGATGCCGAGGATGCCTCCTATTTCCACCCGGAGATCCCCGAGCAGCCAGACGCCACGGATGTGGGCATCTTGGATCAGTCCACCGGCACCGCCCTGCCAGGCGATACCTTCGCAGCCCAGGGACAAGCCGCCGAGGCACCAGAAGATGGCAAGACTGCTCAGCGCGATGCCGCCGACGACGTAGCGGAGTCGGAGAGAATCCGTCTCCGCAGGTTCTCCGGCCGCTAG
- a CDS encoding SGNH/GDSL hydrolase family protein: MKRLLALALVVPVLVACSGEPSGEAGNGVAGEASLSYAALGDSFAAMGGRDQPLRGEPFCLRSAGNYPELVHADVTDMSCQGAVTDDLLRPRATPDGQLPAQLEALDVTTTLVTLSIGGNDLGFGDVAGCISSQMRQTGPTPCVEQWEAVINQRMEAIPDKLDRVHEQINERAGHAQVVVTGYLPLVAAGDCPELAGVSEADQNWAVSLTAEINRVVEEAAHRHGADFVLPDSAEDHTACAAPEQRWADIRGAETDAYPLHLTSTGHEAMAEAVRAVLDN; encoded by the coding sequence GTGAAGCGTCTCTTGGCATTGGCTCTTGTCGTCCCCGTTCTCGTGGCCTGCAGCGGTGAACCCTCCGGCGAGGCCGGGAACGGGGTGGCGGGGGAGGCGTCGTTAAGCTATGCGGCCTTGGGGGATTCCTTTGCCGCCATGGGTGGACGTGATCAACCGCTGCGGGGCGAACCATTCTGCCTTCGCTCGGCGGGTAATTATCCGGAGCTCGTCCATGCAGATGTCACTGACATGTCGTGTCAGGGGGCGGTGACCGATGATCTTCTTCGTCCCCGAGCAACCCCTGATGGACAGCTGCCAGCACAGCTGGAAGCGCTGGATGTAACCACCACGCTGGTGACCCTTTCCATCGGCGGAAATGATCTGGGGTTCGGGGACGTAGCTGGATGTATCAGCAGCCAGATGCGCCAGACCGGACCGACACCGTGCGTGGAGCAGTGGGAAGCTGTGATAAACCAGCGGATGGAGGCAATTCCGGACAAGCTGGACCGGGTGCATGAACAGATCAACGAACGTGCTGGACATGCTCAGGTGGTGGTCACCGGTTATCTGCCTCTGGTGGCCGCCGGCGACTGTCCGGAGTTGGCAGGGGTGTCTGAAGCTGATCAGAACTGGGCCGTTTCCCTGACCGCGGAGATCAACCGGGTGGTGGAGGAAGCTGCGCACCGGCACGGCGCGGACTTTGTGTTACCCGACTCTGCAGAGGATCACACCGCCTGCGCCGCTCCCGAACAGCGGTGGGCGGATATCCGGGGTGCGGAGACAGATGCCTATCCTCTTCATCTGACCTCCACCGGGCACGAGGCGATGGCTGAAGCAGTGCGGGCGGTCCTGGACAACTGA
- a CDS encoding PRC-barrel domain containing protein, giving the protein MSEHTTKYEIVALLDAIAHDKDGHKLGAVNGIFTDDSTGLPVLVEVNHGLFGRHTGIVPLRGSRLKGHTLTLGFSKDAIKDAPDIDPNFGLSSEERETILAHYGLSKEAAADYFHPVMPELPDGDEVGLKAPVADSAGPGDSGDPYADKVNRAEAPHDATTAARDAADDRAEAERIRLSKFRR; this is encoded by the coding sequence ATGTCTGAACATACAACCAAGTATGAGATTGTCGCCCTCCTGGATGCCATCGCTCATGATAAGGATGGACACAAGCTGGGAGCGGTCAACGGCATCTTCACCGACGATTCGACCGGGCTGCCAGTCCTCGTGGAAGTAAACCACGGGCTCTTCGGCAGACACACTGGAATCGTGCCACTGCGCGGATCCCGGCTGAAGGGCCACACCCTGACCCTCGGGTTCTCCAAGGATGCCATCAAGGATGCTCCCGATATCGATCCGAACTTCGGATTGAGCAGTGAAGAACGCGAGACGATTCTTGCTCATTACGGTCTGAGCAAGGAGGCTGCAGCCGATTATTTCCACCCTGTCATGCCTGAACTCCCTGATGGCGACGAAGTGGGTCTGAAGGCCCCAGTCGCTGATAGCGCCGGCCCCGGCGATTCAGGTGATCCCTATGCGGACAAGGTCAACCGTGCAGAGGCTCCCCATGATGCGACCACAGCGGCGCGTGACGCAGCCGATGACCGGGCAGAGGCTGAGAGAATCCGTCTCAGCAAATTCAGGCGCTAA
- a CDS encoding PRC-barrel domain-containing protein, with amino-acid sequence MTDAMPNKNEIRELFDATAYDRSGDKLGSVNEVFLDDRSGQPKFVEVNHGLFGLSSSLVPLRGSSLSAGSLNLGFSKDAVKDAPDIDADNGLTAHEEDRVYAHYGLSEAQDADYFHLDGTHADAPLTQTDPTSRRDADLAADAQDPPRDQAPGHAHKEADFNIVSETSPSNAANSGVGGGAPGGAVRSDADTTVASEPAVADDNERYPADGPGDHTRGDVVEGKTPGDFERADSAGKHARGDVVEGKAPGDFDTPDNKLHRFPLRKFSDRQTGTVK; translated from the coding sequence ATGACAGACGCAATGCCCAACAAGAACGAGATCCGCGAACTTTTTGATGCCACAGCCTATGACAGATCAGGCGATAAGCTCGGTTCGGTCAATGAGGTATTTCTGGACGACAGGAGTGGTCAGCCGAAATTCGTGGAGGTCAACCACGGTCTCTTCGGCCTGTCCTCCAGCCTGGTTCCACTCAGGGGCTCCTCCCTCAGTGCAGGGTCACTCAATCTCGGTTTCAGCAAGGACGCCGTCAAGGACGCGCCCGACATCGACGCAGACAATGGACTGACCGCCCATGAGGAAGACAGGGTCTACGCACACTACGGCCTGTCCGAGGCCCAGGATGCCGACTACTTCCACCTGGACGGCACCCATGCAGATGCCCCTCTCACCCAGACTGATCCCACCAGTCGCAGGGACGCGGACCTCGCTGCCGATGCGCAGGATCCACCCCGCGACCAGGCACCCGGTCATGCCCACAAGGAAGCGGATTTCAACATCGTGTCTGAAACATCACCGAGCAACGCCGCCAACTCCGGGGTGGGCGGAGGCGCTCCGGGAGGAGCCGTACGGTCCGATGCGGACACCACCGTCGCATCAGAACCTGCCGTGGCGGACGACAATGAGCGCTATCCCGCCGATGGCCCGGGCGATCACACACGTGGCGATGTCGTTGAGGGCAAGACCCCCGGCGACTTCGAGAGGGCTGACTCTGCGGGTAAGCACGCCCGTGGCGACGTGGTTGAGGGCAAGGCCCCCGGCGACTTCGACACCCCGGACAATAAACTGCACAGGTTCCCGCTGCGCAAATTCTCTGATCGCCAGACCGGCACGGTGAAGTAA
- a CDS encoding cytochrome P450/oxidoreductase, which produces MTDTLANPSADASACPYLNGEMVDLEALSNRKSLSDEKFDALGAEFVNDPWGHTEWSFHNEPVFYSHKLGYWVVTRYEDIMKIFKDTENYSATNALQKAVPLSDEAKDVLDEYGYDFRDTIVNTDEPIHTPRRRALEEPFKVEQLRKLEGVARKTVDSYIDQFIADGEVDLYKDLLHISPLTVALQFMGIPAEDMAKIHEYSMAHATSTWGKPAPGEDIKVAETNGKFWQHSQKVLAKLMADENAEGWVPHSIRAHREDPDAVPMYYLRSKTMSAVTAAHDTTSNSASNLFIFLQTERPDLWKLLLQKPELIPNAVEESLRLNGGSHAWRRKTVNEVEVRGVTIPAGEDVLLVTSVANRDPEVFPDPHTFDLYRDNVTKHMTFGYGIHQCMGRNLARMQMQILFQQILKRLPHINIVQDQDFGRLPSISFRGPQSIKATWDASINPENFGPVSEQNPTIVYNGPGRELRTRTMVVSATQDSTDRIRRITLTNMDGTDLPKAFSGAHIEINAGGLNRQYSLVNETPNEWEIAVQLEEDSRGGSRWIHENLKPGSLVEVRGPRHNFRFNKNAHKLVLVGAGIGITPMLAMADEAKREGIDYELHYSGSSKQSMAYMERIVRDHGGTAEFYISDEGTRMDVSQFAGRYEKGVQLLTCGPDRFTNAVIEATTGWPEDTVRRESFTATTLVDASKNKAFTVVKNSTGEEFEVPANMTLLETLEAAGEDLYAECREGICGTCEVGIISGEAEHHDVILSEKEKRENNALMTCVSRGRCGDKLVLDI; this is translated from the coding sequence ATGACTGATACTTTGGCCAACCCCTCAGCAGACGCGTCCGCCTGCCCATACCTCAACGGTGAGATGGTTGATCTCGAGGCCCTGAGTAATCGCAAGAGCCTCTCCGATGAGAAGTTCGATGCCCTGGGTGCTGAATTCGTCAACGATCCCTGGGGACATACCGAGTGGTCCTTCCATAACGAGCCGGTCTTCTATTCCCACAAGCTGGGCTACTGGGTGGTCACCCGCTATGAAGACATCATGAAGATCTTCAAGGACACCGAGAATTACTCGGCCACCAACGCCCTCCAGAAGGCGGTGCCACTGTCAGATGAAGCCAAGGATGTTCTTGATGAATACGGATACGATTTCCGCGACACCATCGTCAACACCGATGAACCTATCCACACTCCCCGCCGTCGCGCACTGGAAGAGCCCTTTAAGGTTGAGCAGCTCCGCAAACTGGAAGGGGTTGCCCGCAAGACAGTCGACAGCTACATCGACCAGTTCATCGCCGATGGTGAAGTTGACCTTTATAAGGACCTCCTGCACATCTCCCCACTGACTGTGGCCCTGCAGTTCATGGGCATCCCTGCGGAGGATATGGCGAAGATCCATGAGTACTCAATGGCCCACGCCACCAGTACCTGGGGCAAACCTGCACCCGGCGAGGACATCAAGGTCGCAGAAACCAACGGTAAGTTCTGGCAGCACTCCCAAAAGGTGCTGGCCAAGCTCATGGCCGATGAGAACGCAGAGGGCTGGGTGCCCCATTCCATCCGCGCACACCGCGAAGACCCGGATGCTGTTCCGATGTACTACCTGCGGTCCAAGACGATGTCCGCCGTCACCGCCGCGCATGACACCACCTCCAACTCCGCGTCCAACCTGTTTATCTTCCTGCAGACCGAACGCCCTGACCTGTGGAAGCTGCTCCTGCAGAAGCCTGAGCTGATTCCCAACGCGGTGGAGGAATCCCTGCGACTCAACGGTGGTTCACATGCCTGGCGTCGCAAGACCGTCAATGAGGTCGAGGTTCGCGGAGTCACCATCCCCGCCGGCGAGGATGTTCTCCTGGTGACATCAGTGGCCAACCGTGACCCTGAGGTCTTCCCCGATCCGCATACTTTCGACCTGTACCGCGATAACGTGACCAAGCACATGACCTTCGGATATGGCATCCACCAGTGCATGGGCCGCAACCTGGCACGCATGCAGATGCAGATTCTTTTCCAGCAGATCCTCAAGCGTCTCCCCCACATCAACATCGTTCAAGATCAGGACTTCGGACGCCTGCCCTCGATCTCCTTCCGTGGGCCACAGTCCATCAAGGCAACCTGGGATGCCTCCATCAACCCGGAGAACTTCGGCCCGGTTTCGGAGCAGAACCCGACCATCGTCTACAACGGCCCGGGGCGTGAACTGCGCACCCGCACCATGGTGGTTTCCGCCACCCAGGACTCAACTGATCGCATCCGTCGGATCACTCTGACCAACATGGATGGCACCGATCTTCCCAAGGCCTTCTCCGGTGCCCACATTGAGATCAACGCCGGCGGTCTCAACCGCCAGTATTCACTGGTGAACGAAACACCAAATGAGTGGGAAATTGCTGTTCAGTTGGAGGAGGACAGCCGTGGCGGTTCCAGGTGGATCCATGAAAACCTCAAGCCTGGTTCCCTGGTGGAGGTCCGCGGACCACGTCATAATTTCCGCTTCAATAAAAACGCCCACAAGCTGGTCCTCGTCGGCGCGGGAATTGGCATCACACCGATGCTCGCCATGGCAGATGAAGCGAAGCGGGAAGGCATTGATTATGAACTGCACTACTCAGGCAGTTCGAAGCAGAGCATGGCCTATATGGAGCGCATCGTCCGTGATCACGGTGGCACCGCGGAGTTCTACATCTCCGACGAGGGAACCCGCATGGATGTCTCCCAGTTCGCCGGACGTTATGAAAAAGGAGTCCAGCTTCTGACCTGTGGCCCGGATCGTTTCACCAACGCTGTTATTGAAGCCACCACCGGCTGGCCGGAGGATACCGTCCGTCGGGAATCCTTCACCGCCACCACCCTGGTCGATGCATCCAAGAACAAGGCCTTCACCGTGGTCAAGAACTCCACGGGCGAGGAATTCGAGGTTCCCGCAAACATGACGCTGCTTGAAACACTCGAGGCAGCCGGAGAAGATCTCTATGCGGAGTGCCGTGAAGGTATCTGTGGCACCTGTGAGGTGGGAATCATCTCCGGCGAGGCGGAGCACCATGATGTCATTCTCTCCGAGAAGGAAAAGCGTGAGAATAACGCACTCATGACCTGCGTTTCCCGTGGCCGTTGCGGTGACAAGTTAGTCCTGGATATCTAG
- a CDS encoding tyramine oxidase subunit B, which yields MSSPNANNTRIDFLYLNEEDMVAAGVTDSARCVETMEETLILLADGDYRMAGASANSHGAQINFPENPEHDGMPADGPDRRFMAMPAYLGGRFRSTGVKWYGSNTENRKRGLPRSIHVFVLNDADTGAPQAIMSANLLSAYRTGAVPGVGVKHLAIKDAETVGIIGPGVMSRTIFASALSQRPGIKHLKIKGRSPESTQRVVEWFRENYPQLESVDVVDTEQAAIEGSDILIAGTSTSPDGPSGFPYFKREWIKPGALILCPAAARFDDDFITSDEANLVVDYTGLYSEWFHENGPDVTYEQLLGIPGNRWWDMSVEGTLASERLVNIGDIASGKAPGRINDEQIFCYSIGGMPVEDVAWAYDVYHNALEKGIGTSLNLWDVPVLK from the coding sequence GTGAGCTCCCCTAACGCAAACAACACCCGTATTGATTTCCTCTATCTCAATGAAGAGGACATGGTTGCAGCAGGTGTGACCGACTCCGCCCGCTGTGTGGAGACGATGGAAGAGACCCTCATCCTCCTGGCTGATGGTGACTACCGCATGGCAGGCGCGTCTGCGAACTCCCACGGCGCACAGATCAACTTTCCGGAAAACCCGGAGCACGACGGCATGCCCGCCGACGGTCCTGACCGTCGTTTCATGGCCATGCCCGCCTACCTCGGTGGTCGTTTCCGCTCCACTGGTGTGAAGTGGTACGGCTCCAACACCGAGAACCGCAAGCGTGGCCTTCCCCGTTCCATCCACGTTTTTGTGCTTAACGACGCCGACACCGGTGCGCCCCAGGCCATCATGTCGGCCAACCTCTTGTCCGCCTACCGCACCGGTGCCGTTCCTGGTGTGGGTGTCAAGCACCTGGCCATCAAGGATGCCGAAACTGTCGGCATCATCGGCCCCGGCGTGATGAGTCGCACCATCTTCGCCTCCGCCCTGTCCCAGCGCCCGGGCATCAAGCACCTGAAGATCAAGGGACGCTCCCCTGAATCCACCCAGCGTGTGGTCGAATGGTTCCGTGAGAACTACCCGCAGCTTGAATCAGTAGACGTCGTGGACACCGAACAGGCTGCGATCGAAGGCTCCGATATCCTCATCGCCGGAACATCCACCTCACCGGATGGTCCTTCGGGCTTCCCCTACTTCAAACGCGAGTGGATCAAGCCGGGTGCCCTCATCCTGTGCCCTGCCGCTGCACGTTTCGACGATGATTTCATTACATCCGATGAAGCCAACCTCGTGGTTGATTACACCGGTCTGTACTCCGAGTGGTTCCACGAAAATGGTCCAGACGTCACCTACGAGCAGCTACTGGGTATCCCCGGTAACCGTTGGTGGGATATGTCCGTCGAAGGCACCCTTGCCTCAGAGCGGCTGGTCAACATCGGTGACATCGCTTCGGGTAAGGCACCCGGACGGATCAATGATGAGCAGATCTTCTGCTACTCCATCGGCGGCATGCCCGTCGAAGATGTCGCCTGGGCCTACGATGTTTACCACAACGCTCTGGAAAAGGGCATCGGTACCTCTCTGAATCTGTGGGATGTCCCAGTTCTGAAGTAA
- a CDS encoding DUF1206 domain-containing protein: MNKIADHPALTMLARGGFIVLGIVHILIGWIAVQIATGSGGGEASNTGALAAVAEAPGGQILLWAAVFCLAALGLWRLSQVVTGRDLKEKGKGAVLAVVYLSLAFTTATFARGESTSDSETATDVTATVLAQPWGDIAVMIAGLVVVGVGLYNLKTGATKGFREELEAGAEAGQVGSAIVLAGMVGYIARGIAFSVLGGLIIWAGWANDPEQAAGLDAALRTLGEQPAGSILLIIIGVGLALYGLYSIARARYVRM, from the coding sequence ATGAACAAGATAGCCGATCACCCTGCCTTGACCATGCTGGCCCGAGGCGGCTTCATCGTCCTCGGCATCGTGCACATTCTCATCGGTTGGATCGCTGTCCAGATCGCGACGGGATCCGGTGGCGGCGAGGCCTCCAACACCGGTGCCCTGGCGGCTGTAGCTGAAGCCCCCGGTGGGCAGATCCTGCTCTGGGCCGCGGTGTTCTGTCTCGCAGCGCTGGGATTGTGGCGGTTGAGCCAGGTGGTCACCGGCCGGGATCTCAAGGAAAAGGGCAAAGGCGCAGTCCTCGCGGTGGTCTACCTGTCCCTGGCTTTCACCACAGCCACCTTCGCCCGCGGGGAAAGCACCTCTGACAGCGAGACCGCCACGGATGTCACTGCCACGGTGCTGGCCCAACCCTGGGGCGATATCGCGGTCATGATAGCCGGGCTGGTGGTGGTGGGTGTGGGCCTGTACAACCTCAAAACTGGCGCCACCAAGGGTTTCCGGGAAGAGCTGGAAGCAGGAGCAGAAGCCGGCCAGGTCGGTTCAGCCATCGTCCTCGCAGGCATGGTCGGTTATATCGCCCGTGGTATCGCCTTCTCCGTCCTGGGCGGGCTCATTATCTGGGCCGGCTGGGCCAATGATCCGGAGCAGGCGGCTGGGCTCGACGCCGCCCTGCGCACCCTGGGGGAACAACCCGCAGGCAGTATCCTTCTCATCATCATCGGCGTGGGTCTGGCCCTCTATGGCCTGTATTCAATCGCCCGTGCCCGTTATGTTCGGATGTGA